A stretch of DNA from Mucilaginibacter daejeonensis:
CTAAACCGATCTGCGCCATGATCTCAGTAATGATCACGCCCGGGGTCACCGGGTTGTCTTCAAAATGATCCTCGTAAAAAAAGGCATCATGCCTCAGCGTATAATCACCTTGAACACCGTCCTCGCTCAATGCCGATATGTTGTCCACAAAACGGAAAGACGATTTATAAGGAAGATGGTTTAGTATAAGATCTGTCATACGTAAAAGCAGTAGTGTGTATCAGTTGCAATGTTCGCCGCCGTCAACGTGTATCAGGGCACCGTTGATCCAAAATGCCTCAGCCATACAAAGGAGATATATAACATTCGCAACGTCTTCCGGTTTGGTGATACGCCCCATCGGGTTGCGGGTCTCCCCTATCTCGATCAGCTTATCACTGCCTGGAATCTTTTTCAATGATGCGGTAGCGGTGATACCGGCTTGGATCACGTTCGTCTTTAAGCCGTAAGGTGCAAATTCCACGGCCATGTATTTAGCCAGGCTCTCTAACGATGATTTGGCTAGTGATATAGCGGCATAGCCCTCCCAAACCTTATGCGCCCCCTCGCTGGTGAGTCCGATCACTCTCGCATCGGGCTGAAAAAGATCATGCTGAAGCAACGATCTGGTCCAATCCAACAAACTGTTGGACATAGCATAGGTGGTCATTTGTATATCCTCGGCCGATAGCGTACTCAATGTATCAGCATTCTTATCTTCGGTCACCAAGGGCTTCAGGTTCCCGCGCGCTATGCTGTGTAACAACAGCTTTACACTATGTTTAGGTGCGGTCTCCTGGAACTTTTCAAGGAATCGCTCCCGACCTGAGGTTTCCAGAGCGTTGATGTTGAAAGGCAGTATAGTCACCATGCATTCTTGCGCCAAGGCATCAAGCTTTTGGAGCAGTGGCTTTTCAGTAAAGGCTGGTTCGCGGTACAGCAGTGCAACGTTCATGCCGTTACGGGCCAGTTTTTCGACCGTTGCATGGCCAAATCCACTGGAACCACCCAGTATGACCGCCCACTGATCTGCAAATAACTTATTACTCATCCGTAGCTAAACTTTAAACCTTAATGGCCTTTGCGTGTCTTGCTTTGGTGATCAACTACAGCGGAATCGCAATAACGCAACCCCAAAGTAAGCGAAAGTAAATGGATCTTAAGGCATTTATATCGCATTTGTTGCTTCACACCGCATCAGGTAACAGGTAAGATAAGAAAGCACTTACAAATACGTACCTGATACGGCTTATGTACTGATAATTAATTATGTTTGGTAACATGAATTTTAAGCGTGGAGCAGCGCCGATCTTTGCTGCTCTTATATGGATAGGTGCCGGGGCGATAAATAAAGCTGTCGCCCAGGAAAGATTTGATAAAGCGGCCTTTTACAAGGTAATGGAGGCTGGCGAATTAAAAGACATCAATGATGAGATCGATGTGGTTAAGGCATCGGCGCTTAAAGAGAACGATAAAAAAGGTTACGAAGGTGTGTTGCTGATGCGTAAGGCAGGCAAAGTGAAGGTCCCTGCGCACAAACTGAACCTTTTTAGGGAAGGTGCTTATAAATTAGAGAACGCCCTGAAGAATGATACCGACAACGCCGAGTTCCATTTTTTAAGATTGACCATACAAGAGAATGTACCCAAGATCGTGCATTATCGCAAGGATATAGAGAAGGACAAACAGCATGTGATCAGGAATTACAAGAGCCAGCCTGATGTTGTAAAAGCAGCCATAAACAGCTACTGCAAAATTTCAAAAACACTACATGCCGAAGATCTTTAACTTTGCTGCAAAATGCATAAGCGGATTTTAGCCATATACTTCACGCAATCGGGACAAATGGGGCAAATTATTGATGCCTTCACTGCTCCGTTGGTCGAGGCTGGTGCCTTGGTAGATAAGGTGTCGTATAGAACGGTTTCCGACTATGACTTCCCGTGGACAGGTAGCCGCTTTTTTTCGGTTATGCCATCATGCGTATTGAGTATACCAGAGGCCGTAAAGCCGATCAGCTATCAGTACGAACATTACGACCTGGTCATCTTGGGCTATCAACCATGGTTCTTGTCGCCCAGTATACCTACCAACTCTTTGCTGAACGATCCGCATTTCAGGAAGCTGATCAAGGATACACCGGTAGTGACCATCAGTGCAGCGCGCAATATGTGGGTCAACGCTTACGTGCGGGTCAGGATGGCGTTGCACAACGCTGGTGCTAAATTGGTAGGGAATATCGCTTTGGTCGATAAGCATCCCAATGTGGTGAGCTTTGTTACCATTTTTTACTGGATGTTATCAGGTAAAAAGGACCGCTACCTGAACATTTTCCCTAAACCGGGTGTTGCCGATGATGACATTGCGCACACCAAGGTATATGGCCAGATCGTGAACGAACATCTCGAGAACGATGACCTTGATAACCTGCAAGCGGCACTCTTGAAAGAGAAAGCTGTAGTGATCAAGTATCCGCTCATGTTCACTGAGGCCCGGGCCAAGCCAATATTTGCGGCCTGGGCAAAATTTATTTCGAAACGCAAGCACAAGACCCCATGGTTAAGTGTTTTCAAATATTACCTTTTTATAGCGCTGTTCTTGGGAGCGCCTATATTGTTGACGCTGGATGCGATATTTTTGCGTCCGTTTTTTCCAAAGCGTATCAACCGAACAAAATTGAGATATTTACAAGTTGCTAATCTTTAAAGTACATGTCTAACAACGTTTATATTAATCATACCTCCGCTTATTTTCCGAACGACCCTGTGTCGAACGATGAGATGGAGGAGTACTTAGGTTACATCAACAATAAGCCGTCGAAATCAAAAAAGATCGTGCTCCGCAATAACGGTATCACCAATCGTTATTATGCTTTAAATAAGGAACGTAAAAGCACTCATACCAACGCGCAAATGACCGCTGAGGCCATTAAGGCGCTTTTTAGCGACCAACCTGACAAGATCAGGGAGGTACAGTTATTGGCTTGCGGTACATCATCGCCCGATCAGGTGATGCCCAGCCACGGTGTAATGACCCACGGCCAGGTGCCAGAGATAGGCAGCATTGAGGTGGTATCGCCTGCCGGTGTTTGCTGTGCAGGTATGCATGCTTTAAAATATGCTTACTTAGCCATTAAAGCAGGCGACACCAAAAAAGCGGTAGCTACAGGTTCTGAGCGCTTTTCGGGCTTGCTGGTGTCTGATGTGTTCGAAGAAGAGAGCCAAAAGCTGATCGAGATGGAGGCTAACCCCTACATCGCGTTCTCTAAAGAGTTTCTGCGCTGGATGTTGTCTGACGGAGCTTCGGCGTTCCTGTTAAGCGACACCCCTAACCCTGAAGGCCAGTCGTTACGGATCGATTGGATCGAAGGGGTATCATACGCCAACGACATGAACACTTGTATGTATATGGGTGGTGAGAAACAGGCCGACGGTTCTTTGAAAGGCTTTATGGACTTCACCCCTGAGGAGATCATGAACCAGTCGATCTTTAGCGTGAAACAGGATATTAGCCTGCTGAGCGATAATATCGTTCCTCGCGGCGGCCAAAAGATCAAAGAGATATTTGAACGCAAAGGACTTACCGCTGATGACATCGATTGGTTCCTTCCACATATATCCAGCAACTTTTTCCGCAGTAAGATCTATGATATGATCCAGGAGTACGGCGGCGGCATCCCTTACGATAAATGGTTCATCAACCTGTACACCGTAGGTAACGTTGGCGCGGCATCGATATACTTGATGATCAATGAGCTGTTCAACAGTGGCAAGCTAAAAAAGGGCGAACGTATTTTATTATTAGTACCTGAAAGCGCGCGTTTTTCGTATATGTATGCGATGCTGACCGTAGTTTAGATCGCTGGCGGTAAAAAGACAAGATGAAGAAGGACGAGATACCACAAGACCCGGGCGCCCTTGGCCGTATCACCAAAGAGGTTTGTTATGCTACTGATGCCAGCGGCAAATACACTACCGAGCTGAGCAGCGGCTGGGATGTCAAGATACAGGCACTTAATGTAGCTTGGGAAGATATCGACAAGCGCATTGCAGTGGCTAAGCAAAAGGTATTGGATGGCCAGGCCAGCCCGATCTATTTCTTTATGGAATATAGGCTAATGGACGTTGCCCTTGTGGCCGACTATACCGGCTTTTGGCAATGGCAGGTAAAAAGACATTTAAAACCTGAGGTATTCAAGGGCCTTAATGATACAAAACTTCAGAAGTACGCGCTGGCATTTAACACCACCGTAGATGATCTGAGAACCATGACCGTGCACGATGACCGAGTTTGAACACCATCAGGCGGCTCATTGCGAATCGGGCGTAACGCGTGACCTGTTAAATACCCGTACGAACGGCAAACTGACAGAACCTCTTGTTTTTGGTATCGGGGCAGGCCTCTTTTTTGCTAACATCCCGTTCATCAAGATTAATCACGGTCCGGCCATCGCATTCCGCACGTTACCGGGTCATATATTCAGGCGTACCTGCCGCTCACTGGGCATACCGGTGGTACGCAAAAAGTTCTTTTCTAAGGAACGCGCAAAGGCATTTTTGGATGAATGCCTGGCCAACGGGCAACCGGTAGGCTGCCAAGTAGGCGTTTACTATCTACCCTATTTCCCACGTGAGTACCGCTTCCATTTCAACGGCCATAACCTGGTGGTTTACGGGCGCAAAGGCGAGGATTACCTCATCAGCGACCCCATCATGGAGAATGCCACCACTTTGGGCAGTTATGAGCTGGAGCGCGTTCGTTTTGCTAAAGGAGCGCTAGCGCCCAATGGCCAGATCTACTACCCAAAAGGAGATGTAGAATTGAGCGACGACCGCATCAAGCGATCGATCGTTAAGGGTATCAAAAAGAACGTTTACAACATGCTGCAGATACCAGGCAGCTTTGCAGGGATCAGCGGCATATGTAACACCGGCAAAAAGATCAAAAAGTGGCGTGATCAGTTAGGCTTGGAAAAGGCAAAGCTGTATCTGGCTCAATTGGTGCGCATGCAAGAGGAGATCGGTACCGGTGGTGGCGGTTTTCGTTATATTTATGCAGCTTTTTTGCAGGAAGCCGATGCTTACTTACCCGGTCATGGCCTGATCGAAATATCCAAGATGTTCACTCAAGCCGGTGATATGTGGCGCACGGCCGCTGTGCATGCGGCTGGTATCTATAAAGGCCGGTTGAGCAGTCAGGAAGATTTTGACGTGATGGGTGACCACCTGATCCGTATAGCTGATGTTGAACAACAAGCTTTTGAAAGTTTGAAGAAGATAAAATGGCAGATCAGTTAGCGATAGATATCGATCATATCAGCTTTGGCTATCCGGGTAACGCTGGTTTGGCATTTAGTGATCTAAGCCTTAAAGTGGCTAAAGGTTTACGCTTTGGCTTGTTTGGCCCAAATGGTGCGGGTAAGACCACCCTCATCAGCCTCATGACCGGCGTTCTGCAAGCTCAACAGGGCCACATCAAAATGTTGGGTCTGGAGGTTGGCCAGCACAAAAGTGCGGTGAATAAGCTTTTTGGCTACGTACCGCAGGATTTTTCTTTTTACCAGGAACTGAGCCCGGTAGAGAACTTGCAATTCTTTGGTGCCTGGAGCGGCCTTGATAAGCGGGCGATCACTCAGCGTACCGATGAGTTGCTTGACGTGTTAGGGTTGAACGATGTACGCGACAAACAGGTACAAAAATTCTCGGGCGGGATGAAGCGTCGTGTTAACCTGGCCATTGCTGTGATACATGACCCGGCTATTCTTTTTTTAGATGAGCCTACCGTGGGTGTCGATGTACAGACCGGCCATGCTATCATCAACTACCTGATCGGGCTGAATGAAAGAGGTACTACCCTTGTATACACCTCGCACCAATTGAGTGAAGCCGAAGAACTTTGCCAGGACGTAGCCCTGATCGATGACCGAAAGATCATTGCACACGACACACTGGACAACCTGTTGCAAGCCCATCAGCATGAGAATCTCGAACAATTATTTTTAGACCTTACCGGCAAGGAGTACCGCGACTAATGTTCAAACTCAAAGCCACTATCATTAAAGACATCCGGATACTGCTGCGCGACAGGGTAGGTCTGCTCATGATGTTCATTATGCCTATCGTGCTGGTCGTAGTGGTCACCAGTATTCAGAACAGCACTTTCAGTTTAGTGAATAAGAACCGCCTCAGCGTACTGATCAGCAACACCGATAGCGGCAAGGCCAGTAAGCAGTTCATCGATGCCATCGGGCAGATCGGCCTGTTCAAGGTAGAAGAGGCCGACGCGAAACTGACCACGGCTCAAATGAGTGATGCCATGCATCAAAAGGATGCTATGCTCGGCATCATCATCCCGGCAGATTTTTCAATAAAAGTAGCCCGACGTTCGCAGAACGTGACCAATAAGGCACTTAAATCGTTCGGGCTTGATGGCGACAGCGTGAAGAAAGGTAATAACGATAATCCGCTTACCATATATTACAATCCGGTTCTTCAGGAGTCGATACGCTTGTCGGTGCAGGGTGCTATAGGCAGTGCCCAGCAAATGGTGGAAAGCCGCGAGACCCTGCACCGTTTGTACTTTGCTATCAACAACGAGCCTTTACCTCAGCAACTGGAGAACGAGATGCTCAAGAACGGTAACACCATCAGTACTGTACCGGTATCGAAGGGTGGCGCGGCGGTAACACCGAACGCGACCCAACATAACGTACCCGCCTGGACCATATTTGCCATGTTCTTCGTGATCATGTCGTTAGGAGGCAGTGTAGTACGCGAAAAGATCAGCGGAAGCTTTATACGATTGAAGACCCTGCCTACCAGCTATATGGTCAACATCGCTTCTAAACAGGTAACCTATATGCTGGTGACCGTGCTGCAAGCGGCCGTGATCTTTGCTATGGGCATATGGCTGTTCCCTATCATCGGTCTCCCCAAATTGAACGCCCCGAGCGATGTGTTAGGATTGATCGTTGTCACACTGGCCACCGGATGGTGCGCCGTAAGTTATGCAATATGCGTGGGTACCTTTACCCAAACACAAGACCAAGCTAACGGCTTTGGGGCCGTGTCCATTGTTATACTGGCCTGTATAGGTGGATTAATGGTTCCTACATTTGCTATGCAAGGCTTTTTCAGGTCCGCGGCTGCTATATCGCCTATGCATTGGTGCTTACAGGCTTACTATGCGTTGTTCTTGGAAAACGCAAAACTTGCCGACGTATTGAACAATATCGTACCTTTGCTCATTATTACCGTACTGCTCCAGTTCATTACATATCTGGGCTTAAAAAGAAAGAATCTGATCTAAATGGAAACTGCCGAACTGAAAGAACAACTCAAACAACAGATCATCAAATTTTTGAACCTTACCGACCTTACCCCTGCCGATATCAAGGATGATGAACCTTTATTTGGCGATGGATTGGGCCTTGACTCGATAGATTCGCTTGAGCTGATCGTGCTGTTGAAGAAAGAGTACGGCATCGATATCAAAGATCCGCGCGAAGGCCGCAAGATATTGGTGGATGTGAACACCATGGCCGAGTACATCCAAGCCAACGCTACCAAGTAGTGATCAGCTTTTGCTGAACTTTCCCTGCATCTTGAAACAGACCGCATCGTTTGACTTGATCTGAGCCGTAAAGGTGATCAGCTCGTCGTCTGATGGCTTGTACGTAACCGTCAGATGGCAGGTCGGGTGCGTTTGCGGTATCATCATGCTGATGAACTTGATCATACTGGCGTTGGTCAACAGCAATTGGGTGTTCAGCGCTTCTCGCATCACATCTTTCACCACTTGCACTAAACAAGCTCCGGGCATTACCGGCTGATCAGGAAAATGACCTTTCAGTATCACATGGTCAGTGTTCATGCGCAGCAAGGCTGATAGTTGCCCGTCCTGATGATCAAGACCTTCTATGTGGAACAATTGACCGTTCATACTTAGTTAACGGCCGATACCAACATCAGTGAGTGATACTTCATTTGATAATGGTTGTAAAGTAGTATCCTTTTAGGAGCTTGGGCAGGCACTTCCCCTTGCATTACTACTGGTGGAATGGTCTGGGTCTTCAATATGTTGGAGGCCATCCATAAAGCAAAGGATGACGCCACAGGATATTCCCCGCACAGGTGCTTGTAATTAGCTACGGGTATGCCTTTGAACATCCCTTCTACCAGTTCATGATAGGCTTGGTCGTTCTTGATGTCGCCGTTATTGCCGAAGATAACCAGGTCGATGTCGTTCAGAGCGATGCCTTGGCGGTCTATAAAGCGCTGTATCTCGGCATGAATATCATGAGGCTTGTAGAGCGTGGCCAGCGCATCCAGTTTGGCCATATCGGTAGCTGAAGGCTGACTGCCCAACAGAACAA
This window harbors:
- a CDS encoding ABC transporter permease, which translates into the protein MFKLKATIIKDIRILLRDRVGLLMMFIMPIVLVVVVTSIQNSTFSLVNKNRLSVLISNTDSGKASKQFIDAIGQIGLFKVEEADAKLTTAQMSDAMHQKDAMLGIIIPADFSIKVARRSQNVTNKALKSFGLDGDSVKKGNNDNPLTIYYNPVLQESIRLSVQGAIGSAQQMVESRETLHRLYFAINNEPLPQQLENEMLKNGNTISTVPVSKGGAAVTPNATQHNVPAWTIFAMFFVIMSLGGSVVREKISGSFIRLKTLPTSYMVNIASKQVTYMLVTVLQAAVIFAMGIWLFPIIGLPKLNAPSDVLGLIVVTLATGWCAVSYAICVGTFTQTQDQANGFGAVSIVILACIGGLMVPTFAMQGFFRSAAAISPMHWCLQAYYALFLENAKLADVLNNIVPLLIITVLLQFITYLGLKRKNLI
- a CDS encoding phosphopantetheine-binding protein, with the protein product METAELKEQLKQQIIKFLNLTDLTPADIKDDEPLFGDGLGLDSIDSLELIVLLKKEYGIDIKDPREGRKILVDVNTMAEYIQANATK
- a CDS encoding BtrH N-terminal domain-containing protein, producing MTEFEHHQAAHCESGVTRDLLNTRTNGKLTEPLVFGIGAGLFFANIPFIKINHGPAIAFRTLPGHIFRRTCRSLGIPVVRKKFFSKERAKAFLDECLANGQPVGCQVGVYYLPYFPREYRFHFNGHNLVVYGRKGEDYLISDPIMENATTLGSYELERVRFAKGALAPNGQIYYPKGDVELSDDRIKRSIVKGIKKNVYNMLQIPGSFAGISGICNTGKKIKKWRDQLGLEKAKLYLAQLVRMQEEIGTGGGGFRYIYAAFLQEADAYLPGHGLIEISKMFTQAGDMWRTAAVHAAGIYKGRLSSQEDFDVMGDHLIRIADVEQQAFESLKKIKWQIS
- a CDS encoding ABC transporter ATP-binding protein yields the protein MADQLAIDIDHISFGYPGNAGLAFSDLSLKVAKGLRFGLFGPNGAGKTTLISLMTGVLQAQQGHIKMLGLEVGQHKSAVNKLFGYVPQDFSFYQELSPVENLQFFGAWSGLDKRAITQRTDELLDVLGLNDVRDKQVQKFSGGMKRRVNLAIAVIHDPAILFLDEPTVGVDVQTGHAIINYLIGLNERGTTLVYTSHQLSEAEELCQDVALIDDRKIIAHDTLDNLLQAHQHENLEQLFLDLTGKEYRD
- a CDS encoding beta-ketoacyl-ACP synthase III, with amino-acid sequence MSNNVYINHTSAYFPNDPVSNDEMEEYLGYINNKPSKSKKIVLRNNGITNRYYALNKERKSTHTNAQMTAEAIKALFSDQPDKIREVQLLACGTSSPDQVMPSHGVMTHGQVPEIGSIEVVSPAGVCCAGMHALKYAYLAIKAGDTKKAVATGSERFSGLLVSDVFEEESQKLIEMEANPYIAFSKEFLRWMLSDGASAFLLSDTPNPEGQSLRIDWIEGVSYANDMNTCMYMGGEKQADGSLKGFMDFTPEEIMNQSIFSVKQDISLLSDNIVPRGGQKIKEIFERKGLTADDIDWFLPHISSNFFRSKIYDMIQEYGGGIPYDKWFINLYTVGNVGAASIYLMINELFNSGKLKKGERILLLVPESARFSYMYAMLTVV
- a CDS encoding SDR family oxidoreductase translates to MSNKLFADQWAVILGGSSGFGHATVEKLARNGMNVALLYREPAFTEKPLLQKLDALAQECMVTILPFNINALETSGRERFLEKFQETAPKHSVKLLLHSIARGNLKPLVTEDKNADTLSTLSAEDIQMTTYAMSNSLLDWTRSLLQHDLFQPDARVIGLTSEGAHKVWEGYAAISLAKSSLESLAKYMAVEFAPYGLKTNVIQAGITATASLKKIPGSDKLIEIGETRNPMGRITKPEDVANVIYLLCMAEAFWINGALIHVDGGEHCN